Proteins encoded within one genomic window of Ideonella dechloratans:
- the lplT gene encoding lysophospholipid transporter LplT, which produces MKKGFFTIMSAQFFSSLADNALLVGAIELLKTSGAPAWQIPALTPMFALFYVILAPLVGAFADAVPKGKVMLYSNGIKAIGCLMMLFGSHPLLAYAVVGLGAASYSPAKYGILTELLPPSQLVKANGWIEGLTIASIILGVLLGGQLVGPRLAPILLGFDLPLIDTGVDTPAEAAIATIISLYLIAAMFNLRIPRTEAPLQPLSINALELIRDFGHCNTRLWKDRLGQISLATTTLFWGVSGNLRVIVFAWAAAALGYSTTQASSLVGVVAVGTAAGAVVASVFMRLDRATKVLPLGIAMGLLVVGLNLVHHAWLAVPFLIVLGALGGYLVVPMNALLQHRGHNLMGAGRSIAVQNFNEQTCILALGAVYTGMTRVGLTAFTAIAVFGLGVAGLMWLIRRWHQRNCVVHRAEVDRLLAIARSDCH; this is translated from the coding sequence ATGAAAAAAGGCTTTTTCACCATCATGTCAGCGCAGTTTTTCAGCTCGCTGGCAGACAACGCATTGCTGGTCGGCGCGATCGAACTGCTGAAGACATCCGGGGCCCCCGCCTGGCAGATCCCGGCGCTCACGCCGATGTTCGCGCTGTTCTACGTGATCCTCGCCCCGCTGGTCGGCGCCTTCGCCGACGCGGTGCCCAAGGGCAAGGTCATGCTCTATTCCAACGGCATCAAGGCCATCGGCTGCCTGATGATGCTGTTCGGCAGCCACCCGCTGCTGGCCTATGCCGTCGTCGGCCTGGGCGCGGCCTCCTACTCGCCAGCCAAGTACGGCATCCTCACCGAGCTGCTGCCGCCCTCCCAGCTGGTCAAGGCCAATGGCTGGATCGAGGGCCTGACCATCGCCTCCATCATCCTGGGCGTGCTGCTGGGCGGCCAGCTGGTGGGCCCGCGCCTGGCGCCCATCCTGCTGGGCTTCGACCTGCCGTTGATCGACACCGGCGTGGACACCCCGGCCGAGGCGGCCATCGCCACCATCATCTCGCTGTACCTGATCGCGGCGATGTTCAACCTGCGCATCCCGCGCACCGAGGCGCCGCTGCAGCCGCTGTCCATCAATGCACTGGAGCTGATCCGCGACTTCGGCCACTGCAACACCCGGCTGTGGAAGGACAGGCTCGGCCAGATCTCGCTGGCCACCACCACGCTGTTCTGGGGCGTCTCGGGCAATCTGCGCGTCATCGTCTTCGCCTGGGCCGCCGCCGCGCTGGGCTACAGCACCACCCAGGCCTCCAGCCTGGTAGGCGTGGTGGCGGTGGGCACGGCCGCCGGCGCGGTGGTCGCCTCGGTCTTCATGCGGCTGGACCGCGCCACCAAGGTGCTGCCGCTGGGCATCGCCATGGGCCTGCTGGTCGTCGGGCTCAACCTGGTGCACCACGCCTGGCTGGCCGTGCCCTTCCTGATCGTGCTGGGCGCGCTGGGCGGCTACCTGGTGGTGCCCATGAACGCGCTGCTGCAGCACCGCGGCCACAACCTGATGGGCGCCGGCCGTTCCATCGCCGTGCAGAACTTCAACGAGCAGACCTGCATCCTGGCCCTGGGCGCCGTCTACACCGGCATGACCCGGGTGGGCCTGACCGCCTTCACCGCCATCGCCGTCTTCGGCCTGGGCGTGGCCGGCCTGATGTGGCTGATCCGTCGCTGGCACCAGCGCAACTGCGTCGTCCACCGCGCCGAGGTGGACCGCCTGCTGGCGATCGCCCGCAGCGACTGCCACTGA
- the alr gene encoding alanine racemase, whose protein sequence is MPRPIEALVHVQAIHHNLNRARAQAPDARVWAVVKANAYGHGIERVFDALRGADGFALLDLAEAERVRALGWRGPILLLEGCFEARDLELCSRLNISHVVHCDQQIDWLASHKTHQPHHVFLKVNSGMNRLGFVGPAVRGAWARLNALPQVDEITLITHFSDADADRFGQNGIAHQMVAFNAATQDLPGERCLANSAATLRHLAEAGVRADWIRAGILLYGSSPDFPEHSAAQWGLQPGMTLRSQLIATQSLQPGDSVGYGSHFVAEHPMRIGIVACGYADGYPRVAPTGTPILVDGVRTRTVGRVSMDMLSVDLTPVPNAGIGSEVTLWGRGPHDSLLSIDEVARSAGTLGYELMCAVAPRVPVHVDGSLG, encoded by the coding sequence ATGCCCCGTCCGATCGAAGCCCTGGTTCATGTCCAAGCCATTCACCACAACCTGAACCGGGCGCGTGCCCAGGCCCCGGACGCCCGCGTCTGGGCCGTGGTCAAGGCCAATGCCTACGGGCATGGCATCGAACGCGTGTTCGACGCGCTGCGCGGGGCCGACGGCTTCGCCCTGCTGGATCTGGCCGAGGCCGAGCGGGTGCGCGCCCTGGGCTGGCGCGGCCCGATCCTGCTGCTCGAAGGCTGCTTCGAGGCCCGCGACCTGGAGCTGTGCTCGCGCCTGAACATCTCGCACGTGGTGCACTGCGACCAGCAGATCGACTGGCTGGCCTCCCACAAGACGCACCAGCCGCACCATGTCTTCCTGAAGGTGAACTCCGGCATGAACCGGCTGGGCTTCGTCGGCCCGGCGGTGCGCGGGGCCTGGGCGCGCCTGAATGCGCTGCCGCAGGTCGACGAGATCACGCTGATCACCCACTTTTCCGACGCCGATGCCGACCGTTTCGGCCAGAACGGCATCGCCCACCAGATGGTGGCCTTCAACGCCGCCACCCAGGACCTGCCGGGCGAGCGCTGCCTGGCCAACAGCGCGGCCACGCTGCGCCACCTGGCCGAGGCCGGCGTGCGGGCCGACTGGATCCGCGCCGGCATCCTGCTGTACGGCAGCTCGCCCGACTTCCCCGAGCATTCGGCGGCCCAGTGGGGCCTGCAGCCGGGCATGACCTTGCGCAGCCAGCTCATCGCCACCCAGAGCCTGCAGCCCGGCGACAGCGTGGGCTACGGCAGCCACTTCGTGGCCGAACACCCGATGCGCATCGGCATCGTGGCCTGCGGCTATGCCGACGGCTACCCGCGCGTGGCGCCCACCGGCACGCCCATCCTGGTGGACGGCGTGCGCACCCGCACGGTCGGCCGGGTGTCGATGGACATGCTCAGCGTGGACCTGACGCCGGTGCCCAACGCCGGCATCGGCAGCGAGGTGACGCTGTGGGGCCGTGGCCCGCACGACAGCCTGTTGTCCATCGACGAGGTGGCCCGTTCGGCCGGCACCCTGGGCTACGAGCTGATGTGCGCTGTGGCGCCGCGCGTGCCGGTGCACGTGGACGGCTCGCTGGGCTGA
- a CDS encoding acyl-CoA thioesterase, with the protein MEHLPSHQLSMTVLMTPDMANFSGNVHGGTILKFLDQVAYACASRYAGRYVVTLSVDQVMFRQPIHVGELVHFLASVNHTGTSSMEIGIKVVAENIRTQVVRHANSCFFTMVAVDEEGKPVAVPPLKPSNQDERRRWANAKVRRQLRSEMEQRQAEVRQAPPPPPDQPLEG; encoded by the coding sequence ATGGAACACCTCCCCTCGCACCAGCTCTCGATGACGGTGCTGATGACCCCGGACATGGCCAACTTCAGCGGCAATGTGCACGGCGGCACCATCCTCAAGTTCCTCGACCAGGTGGCCTACGCCTGTGCCAGCCGCTATGCCGGCCGCTACGTGGTCACGCTCAGCGTGGACCAGGTGATGTTCCGCCAGCCCATCCACGTGGGCGAGCTGGTGCACTTCCTGGCCTCGGTGAACCACACCGGCACCTCCTCAATGGAGATCGGCATCAAGGTGGTGGCCGAGAACATCCGCACCCAGGTCGTGCGCCACGCCAACAGCTGCTTCTTCACCATGGTGGCGGTGGACGAGGAGGGCAAGCCTGTGGCGGTGCCGCCGCTGAAGCCGTCCAACCAGGACGAGCGCCGCCGCTGGGCCAACGCCAAGGTGCGGCGCCAGCTGCGTTCGGAGATGGAGCAGCGCCAGGCCGAGGTGCGCCAGGCCCCGCCGCCCCCGCCGGACCAGCCCCTGGAAGGCTGA
- the arfB gene encoding alternative ribosome rescue aminoacyl-tRNA hydrolase ArfB has protein sequence MRAPRIDPAEVVFTAIRAQGAGGQNVNKVSNAAQLRFDIGASSLPEALKARLMTWPDQRIGQDGVVTIKAQEHRSLPRNQADALARLQALVDAAAHEPKARRATRPTWGSQQRRLEGKKRRADVKAGRRGDY, from the coding sequence ATGCGCGCACCCCGCATCGACCCCGCGGAGGTGGTGTTCACCGCCATCCGGGCCCAGGGGGCGGGTGGGCAGAACGTGAACAAGGTGTCCAACGCGGCCCAGCTGCGCTTCGACATCGGCGCCAGCAGCCTGCCCGAGGCCCTGAAGGCCCGGCTCATGACCTGGCCCGACCAGCGCATCGGCCAGGACGGCGTGGTCACCATCAAGGCCCAGGAGCACCGCAGCCTGCCGCGCAACCAGGCCGACGCGCTGGCGCGCCTGCAGGCCCTGGTGGACGCGGCCGCGCACGAGCCCAAGGCCCGCCGCGCCACCCGGCCCACCTGGGGCTCGCAGCAGCGTCGCCTGGAAGGCAAGAAGCGCCGCGCCGACGTGAAGGCTGGCCGGCGCGGGGATTACTGA
- a CDS encoding GSCFA domain-containing protein gives MALAASQEKSGMNHPYEQLDECAFWAPAVAKKHMLDISELWAPRFRIDSRMKVVTFGSCFAQHIGRALRERGFDWFIPEVTPTALNPDSAARFNYGVFSARTANIYTASLLKQWMQWSLGLQAVPDEVWEKDGRYYDPFRPNIEPQGFESAAEMQASRDMTLQAFKRCILESDVFVFTMGLTESWFNKEHGYEYPMCPGTVAGEFDPARHSFRNQKFWDILGSMKEVIAGMRALNPKLKFLLTVSPVPLTATMSGQHVLVATMESKSILRTVAAALRDGHGGFVDYFPSYEVINAPPFRGAFFEPNLRSVNHTGVAHVMDLFFHALVQKFGRSVLPPAQTPTSRAGNTSDAERAEVVCEEELLQAFSPRGASQGAT, from the coding sequence ATGGCGCTGGCGGCATCGCAGGAAAAGTCTGGAATGAACCATCCTTACGAACAGTTGGACGAATGTGCCTTCTGGGCCCCGGCGGTGGCCAAGAAGCACATGCTGGACATCTCGGAACTCTGGGCTCCGAGATTCAGGATCGACAGCCGGATGAAGGTGGTGACCTTCGGATCGTGCTTCGCCCAGCACATCGGTCGTGCCCTGCGCGAGCGCGGCTTTGACTGGTTCATCCCAGAAGTCACCCCGACGGCCCTCAACCCCGACAGCGCCGCCAGGTTCAATTACGGTGTGTTCTCGGCGCGGACCGCGAACATCTACACCGCCTCGCTGCTGAAGCAATGGATGCAGTGGTCGCTCGGGCTTCAAGCGGTGCCCGATGAAGTGTGGGAAAAGGATGGCCGCTATTACGACCCCTTCCGACCCAACATCGAGCCCCAGGGTTTCGAGAGCGCGGCGGAAATGCAGGCCTCCCGCGACATGACGCTGCAGGCCTTCAAGCGCTGCATCCTCGAGTCCGATGTCTTCGTCTTCACGATGGGACTGACCGAAAGCTGGTTCAACAAGGAACACGGATACGAGTACCCGATGTGCCCCGGCACGGTGGCCGGCGAATTCGACCCCGCCCGGCACAGCTTTCGGAACCAGAAGTTCTGGGACATCCTCGGCAGCATGAAGGAGGTGATCGCTGGCATGCGTGCGCTCAACCCCAAGCTCAAGTTCCTGTTGACCGTGTCGCCGGTCCCCTTGACCGCCACCATGTCGGGCCAGCATGTGCTGGTGGCCACCATGGAATCCAAGTCCATCCTGCGGACCGTTGCGGCCGCCTTGCGCGATGGCCACGGCGGTTTCGTGGACTACTTCCCTTCTTACGAGGTGATCAACGCGCCGCCCTTCCGAGGCGCCTTCTTCGAGCCCAACCTGCGGAGCGTGAATCACACGGGGGTGGCCCATGTCATGGACCTGTTCTTCCACGCCCTGGTGCAGAAGTTCGGGAGATCCGTCCTGCCGCCCGCGCAGACCCCGACCTCGCGGGCCGGGAATACCTCGGACGCCGAGCGTGCCGAGGTGGTGTGCGAGGAAGAGCTTCTCCAGGCCTTTTCCCCTCGAGGTGCCAGCCAGGGGGCCACATGA
- a CDS encoding LysR family transcriptional regulator, whose product MDKLSAMQAFTRVVEAGTFTKAADSLGLPKAAVTRLIQSLEDQLQTRLLNRTTRRVTVTPDGAAYYERVSRLLGDLDELEGSLSHARVTPKGRIRVDVSSSVARLLLIPALPQFHAQYPEIQIDLGVSDRPVDLVSDNVDCVLRGGEITDPSLVARRVGFWRFVCAASPDYIRRHGLPRHPRELETGEHKVVSYFSARTGRHFVFDFTRDGERIEVQGRYKLSVNDGNAYLTAALHGLGIVQIPYFTLRPHMDAGELVPLLCDWDADPVPIYVVYPPNRHLSTKLRVFVDWVADLFARHTDAEEQLLAACSLDEDGNPPASCVMLEAWYEQLEAEHAAHRAAEAATAQALAPLRVAAPAR is encoded by the coding sequence ATGGACAAACTCAGCGCCATGCAGGCCTTCACCCGCGTCGTCGAGGCCGGCACCTTCACCAAGGCCGCCGACTCGCTGGGCCTGCCCAAGGCCGCCGTCACCCGGCTGATCCAGTCGCTGGAAGACCAGCTGCAAACGCGCCTGCTCAACCGCACCACGCGGCGCGTCACGGTCACGCCCGATGGCGCGGCCTACTACGAGCGGGTCAGCCGCCTGCTGGGCGACCTGGACGAGCTGGAGGGCTCGCTCAGCCACGCGCGGGTCACGCCCAAGGGGCGCATCCGGGTGGATGTGTCGTCCTCGGTGGCGCGGCTGCTGCTGATCCCGGCGCTGCCGCAGTTCCACGCCCAGTACCCCGAGATCCAGATCGACCTGGGCGTGAGCGACCGGCCGGTGGACCTGGTGAGCGACAACGTGGACTGCGTGCTGCGCGGCGGCGAGATCACCGACCCCTCGCTGGTGGCGCGCCGGGTGGGCTTCTGGCGCTTCGTCTGCGCGGCCTCGCCCGACTACATCCGCCGCCACGGCCTGCCGCGCCACCCGCGCGAGCTGGAGACCGGCGAGCACAAGGTGGTGAGCTACTTCTCGGCCCGCACCGGCCGGCATTTCGTCTTCGACTTCACCCGCGACGGCGAACGCATCGAGGTGCAGGGGCGCTACAAGCTGTCGGTCAACGACGGCAACGCCTACCTGACGGCCGCGCTGCACGGCCTGGGCATCGTGCAGATCCCCTACTTCACGCTGCGCCCGCACATGGACGCGGGCGAACTGGTGCCCCTGCTGTGCGACTGGGACGCCGACCCGGTGCCGATCTACGTGGTCTACCCGCCCAACCGGCACCTGAGCACCAAGCTGCGCGTCTTCGTGGACTGGGTGGCCGACCTGTTCGCCCGCCACACCGACGCCGAGGAACAGCTGCTGGCCGCCTGCAGCCTGGACGAGGACGGCAACCCGCCGGCCAGCTGCGTGATGCTGGAGGCCTGGTACGAGCAGCTGGAGGCCGAGCACGCGGCCCACCGTGCGGCCGAAGCCGCCACCGCCCAGGCCCTGGCGCCGCTGCGGGTGGCGGCCCCGGCGCGCTGA
- a CDS encoding alpha/beta hydrolase fold domain-containing protein, which yields MNALTPLTAAWRDTQVDAGLDAPLAVRIHGAVERACTAKARRPLVLHLPGGSFTGGDLDSGLPTARLLAQSGAVVVSLDYPKAPARPFPAALQAAGALLRWLRRARTRLAGAGTALWVAGEEAGANLAAGLALWARDQGLPLAGQVLLSPLLDPSMATASLREAGQGCADCAIARGWVAYLGRQGDHPYAAPLHAARLAHVAPALVAVGADDPLRDEGLAYAQALQAAGVAVQTRRLAGPTGWPWALSRLSSLQAPWVAELRPLLQAFLADGLVRCTPVRRPVRCAGRPEPEAGPSAA from the coding sequence ATGAACGCCCTCACCCCGCTCACCGCCGCCTGGCGCGACACCCAGGTCGATGCCGGCCTGGACGCGCCGCTGGCGGTGCGCATCCATGGGGCTGTGGAGAGGGCCTGCACGGCGAAGGCCCGGCGCCCCCTGGTCCTGCACCTGCCCGGCGGCAGCTTCACCGGCGGCGACCTGGACAGTGGCCTGCCCACCGCCCGCCTGCTGGCCCAGAGCGGCGCGGTGGTGGTGTCGCTGGACTACCCCAAGGCGCCGGCCCGGCCCTTCCCGGCGGCGCTGCAAGCCGCCGGGGCCCTGCTGCGCTGGCTGCGTCGGGCGCGCACCCGGCTGGCCGGGGCCGGCACGGCCCTGTGGGTGGCGGGCGAGGAGGCCGGCGCCAACCTGGCGGCCGGTCTGGCCCTGTGGGCGCGCGACCAGGGTCTGCCGCTGGCCGGGCAAGTGCTGCTCTCGCCCCTGCTGGACCCGAGCATGGCCACCGCTTCGCTGCGCGAGGCGGGGCAGGGCTGCGCCGACTGCGCCATCGCCCGCGGCTGGGTGGCCTACCTGGGACGCCAGGGCGACCACCCCTATGCCGCACCGCTGCACGCCGCGCGCCTGGCCCACGTGGCCCCGGCGCTGGTGGCGGTGGGCGCGGACGATCCGCTGCGTGACGAGGGTCTGGCCTATGCCCAGGCCCTGCAGGCCGCGGGCGTGGCGGTGCAGACCCGTCGCCTGGCCGGACCCACCGGCTGGCCCTGGGCGCTGAGCCGGCTGAGCAGCCTGCAGGCGCCCTGGGTGGCCGAGCTGCGGCCGCTGCTGCAGGCCTTCCTGGCCGACGGCCTGGTCCGCTGTACCCCCGTCCGGCGGCCTGTGCGCTGCGCCGGACGTCCTGAACCGGAGGCTGGCCCGAGCGCCGCCTGA
- a CDS encoding efflux RND transporter periplasmic adaptor subunit, which yields MSFFTTYSRRPHPFVLTSITAALALGAAALLVSHQAGAEGTPAAPPAMPVSVAAVVQQDVAPWTAFSGRLEAVDHVELRARVSGTVVASHFREGALVKAGDPLFTIDPAPYQAEVDRAHAQVLAAQARVSYTRGERERAQRLWQDHAIAQRDLDERDNAAREAEANLSAAQAALQTAKLNLSYTVVRAPVSGRVGRREVTVGNLVAAGPGAPVLTTLVSVSPIYASFDADEATVAKALAGLPGGAGQRARIDQIPVQMSTNDGDATPHTGFLQLVDNQVNTQSGTVRLRAVFDNADGALMPGQFAQLQLGQAKNVAALLINERAVGTDQNKRYVWVVGADHKTIYREVTLGAPVNGLRVVASGLKAGEQIVVNGLQRVRPGIEVAPQLVPMDAKGELQAQNQKKAGERS from the coding sequence ATGTCCTTCTTCACCACCTATTCCCGCCGTCCCCATCCCTTCGTGCTGACCTCCATCACCGCCGCGCTGGCGCTGGGGGCCGCCGCCCTGCTGGTGTCCCACCAGGCCGGGGCCGAAGGCACGCCGGCCGCCCCGCCCGCCATGCCGGTTTCGGTGGCCGCCGTCGTCCAGCAGGACGTGGCGCCCTGGACCGCCTTCTCCGGCCGCCTGGAGGCCGTGGACCATGTGGAGCTGCGCGCCCGCGTCTCGGGCACGGTTGTCGCCAGCCACTTCCGCGAGGGTGCGCTGGTCAAGGCCGGCGACCCGCTGTTCACCATCGACCCCGCGCCCTACCAGGCCGAGGTGGACCGCGCCCATGCCCAGGTGCTGGCCGCCCAGGCCCGGGTGAGCTACACCCGCGGCGAGCGCGAGCGCGCCCAGCGCCTGTGGCAGGACCACGCCATCGCCCAGCGCGACCTGGACGAGCGCGACAACGCCGCCCGCGAAGCCGAGGCCAACCTCAGTGCCGCCCAGGCCGCACTGCAGACCGCCAAGCTCAACCTCAGCTACACGGTGGTGCGCGCGCCGGTGTCCGGCCGCGTGGGCCGGCGCGAGGTCACCGTGGGCAACCTGGTGGCCGCCGGCCCGGGCGCCCCGGTGCTGACCACCCTGGTCTCGGTCAGCCCCATCTACGCCAGCTTCGACGCCGACGAGGCGACGGTGGCCAAGGCCCTGGCCGGCCTGCCGGGCGGGGCGGGGCAGCGCGCCCGCATCGACCAGATTCCGGTGCAGATGAGCACCAACGACGGCGACGCCACGCCGCACACCGGCTTCCTGCAGTTGGTGGACAACCAGGTCAACACCCAGAGCGGCACGGTGCGTCTGCGCGCGGTGTTCGACAACGCCGACGGTGCGCTGATGCCGGGCCAGTTCGCCCAGCTGCAACTGGGCCAGGCCAAGAATGTGGCGGCGCTGCTGATCAACGAACGTGCGGTGGGCACCGACCAGAACAAGCGCTACGTCTGGGTGGTGGGCGCCGACCACAAGACCATCTACCGCGAGGTGACGCTGGGCGCGCCGGTCAACGGCCTGCGCGTGGTGGCCTCGGGCCTGAAGGCCGGCGAGCAGATCGTCGTCAACGGCCTGCAGCGGGTGCGCCCCGGTATCGAGGTGGCGCCGCAGCTGGTGCCCATGGACGCCAAGGGCGAGCTGCAGGCCCAGAACCAGAAGAAGGCGGGTGAGCGCTCCTGA